The proteins below are encoded in one region of Paenarthrobacter ilicis:
- a CDS encoding inositol monophosphatase family protein: MTTGRHAATDLDPSLNDYQLASALVREAGQLALLMRMGGLQGERKTSVSDVVTAADHAAEAYVLEQLRRCRPDDGILGEEGASVAGTSGRTWVIDPVDGTYNFLHGSTYWCSAIALKRDSKDTTVDPEVLLGAIFQPELDKLWVGGQEHPATLNGEPIQGSGDSAVAEICAATYIHPTWLADPRTAMPWHAAAVSAASLRMFGSGSCDLGRVADGELGCWFQHSCPEWDWLPGKAIVRAAGGDTAVVQVNGFNWFVAGSPTAVRELAAALTSVPQFS; encoded by the coding sequence ATGACCACTGGCAGGCACGCAGCAACTGACCTTGATCCATCACTGAACGACTACCAACTGGCCAGCGCACTGGTTCGCGAAGCAGGCCAACTGGCGCTGCTCATGCGGATGGGCGGACTGCAGGGCGAACGGAAGACCTCGGTGTCCGACGTCGTCACGGCCGCCGATCACGCAGCTGAGGCTTACGTGCTGGAGCAGTTGAGGCGCTGCCGCCCCGACGACGGCATCCTCGGTGAGGAAGGGGCATCCGTGGCCGGCACCAGCGGACGCACCTGGGTGATCGACCCCGTGGATGGCACCTACAACTTCCTGCACGGCTCCACCTACTGGTGCTCGGCCATCGCGTTGAAGCGTGATTCTAAGGACACCACCGTGGATCCCGAGGTTCTGCTGGGCGCCATCTTCCAGCCGGAACTGGACAAGCTGTGGGTTGGCGGCCAGGAACATCCGGCAACCCTCAACGGCGAACCGATCCAGGGTTCCGGAGACTCGGCAGTGGCCGAAATCTGCGCAGCCACCTACATCCACCCCACGTGGCTCGCGGATCCGCGCACCGCCATGCCTTGGCATGCCGCCGCGGTTTCGGCCGCCTCCCTGCGCATGTTCGGCTCGGGTTCCTGCGATCTGGGACGCGTCGCAGACGGGGAGCTGGGTTGCTGGTTCCAGCACAGCTGCCCTGAATGGGACTGGCTCCCCGGCAAGGCGATCGTCCGCGCGGCGGGCGGGGACACCGCCGTCGTCCAGGTCAACGGGTTCAATTGGTTCGTCGCGGGAAGCCCGACGGCGGTCCGTGAGTTGGCTGCGGCACTGACCTCGGTGCCGCAGTTCAGTTAG
- the pcrA gene encoding DNA helicase PcrA: MDMLFDPYADGPFKAGTKAAVKAAPELAQPGGKLAQPGGGGSADHPHGPASGGWGTQGGSGLPSAGDLLQGLNPQQEEAVKHAGSPLLIVAGAGSGKTRVLSNRIAYLIATKRAHHGEILAITFTNKAAAEMRERIEALVGGRAKTMWISTFHSSCVRILRREAANVGLNSNFSIYDSADSLRLITLVVKNLDLDPKKFPPKAIQHKISAVKNELIDADSYASSANYNDPFDTAVAEVFKGYTQRLRQANAMDFDDLIAETVYMFRAFPALAESYRRRFRHVLVDEYQDTNHAQYALVREIVGVGAKSGVEPSELTVVGDSDQSIYAFRGADIRNIVEFEADYPDARTIKLEQNYRSTQNILSAANSVISRNPNRQEKRLWTAEGDGEKIVGYVGENEHDEAQFIAKEIDRLQDEDNLRPGDVAIFYRTNAQSRSIEDVLVRVGLPYKVVGGTRFYERKEIKDALAYLRVLVNPDDDVNLRRVLNEPKRGIGDRAEGAVAALAERERTSFMAAARRADQAPGMATRSVNAVLGFVKLLDDLAEVAAGSGAAAALEAVLEQTGYLAGLRASNDPQDESRVENLAELVAVVREYERDNPEGTLGEFLEQVSLVADADQIPDAPGADIDAAVAEAKRMGVVTLMTLHTAKGLEFPVVFLTGMEHGIFPHQRSATDPKELAEERRLAYVGLTRARKRLYVTRSEVRSMWGQSQYNPASQFLEEIPAELVEWKREGMSRSAAGGWGSAPIGSNRYGGSFWGAGTSRGVAASPTAGFDADVPAAVARNRVQPQKEVISVVVGDKVNHTSFGNGVVLGVEGTGDKMVAKVKFDIGEKRLLLRYAPLTKVEA; the protein is encoded by the coding sequence ATGGATATGTTGTTTGACCCCTACGCAGACGGACCCTTCAAAGCAGGCACCAAAGCCGCAGTCAAGGCTGCCCCGGAGCTCGCGCAGCCGGGTGGGAAGCTCGCGCAGCCGGGTGGGGGAGGCTCTGCGGACCATCCCCACGGGCCTGCTTCCGGCGGTTGGGGGACACAGGGTGGGTCCGGCCTGCCCTCCGCCGGCGACCTGCTTCAGGGGCTGAACCCGCAGCAGGAAGAAGCAGTCAAGCACGCAGGAAGTCCGCTGTTGATCGTGGCCGGTGCCGGCTCCGGCAAAACGCGTGTCCTCAGTAACCGGATTGCGTACCTCATTGCCACCAAGCGCGCCCACCACGGCGAAATCCTGGCCATCACCTTCACCAACAAGGCCGCTGCGGAAATGCGGGAGCGCATCGAGGCGTTGGTGGGCGGGCGCGCCAAAACCATGTGGATCTCCACCTTCCACTCCTCCTGCGTCCGGATACTCCGCCGGGAAGCCGCCAACGTGGGGTTGAACTCCAACTTTTCCATCTACGACTCCGCGGATTCGCTGCGCCTGATCACTTTGGTGGTCAAGAACCTGGACCTGGATCCCAAGAAGTTCCCGCCCAAGGCCATCCAGCACAAAATCTCGGCAGTCAAGAACGAGCTGATCGACGCCGACTCCTACGCGTCCTCCGCCAACTACAACGACCCCTTCGACACCGCCGTGGCAGAAGTCTTCAAGGGCTACACCCAGCGCCTGCGGCAAGCCAACGCCATGGACTTTGACGATCTCATTGCAGAGACCGTCTACATGTTCCGCGCCTTCCCCGCGCTGGCGGAGTCGTACCGTCGCCGGTTCCGCCATGTCCTGGTGGACGAGTACCAGGACACCAACCACGCCCAATACGCCCTGGTACGGGAAATCGTTGGCGTCGGCGCGAAGTCAGGGGTGGAGCCCAGCGAACTGACCGTTGTGGGCGACTCCGACCAATCCATCTACGCGTTCCGTGGCGCCGATATCCGCAACATCGTGGAGTTCGAGGCCGATTACCCCGACGCGCGCACCATCAAGCTGGAGCAAAACTACCGCTCCACCCAAAACATCCTCAGCGCTGCCAACTCGGTGATCTCCCGCAATCCCAACCGCCAGGAAAAGCGGCTGTGGACGGCCGAGGGTGATGGCGAAAAAATTGTCGGCTATGTGGGGGAGAACGAGCACGACGAAGCACAGTTCATTGCCAAGGAAATCGACAGGCTGCAGGACGAGGACAATTTGCGGCCCGGCGACGTCGCAATCTTCTACCGCACCAACGCCCAGTCACGTTCCATCGAGGACGTCCTGGTCCGGGTGGGCCTGCCGTACAAGGTAGTGGGCGGCACGCGCTTCTACGAGCGCAAGGAAATCAAGGACGCACTGGCCTACCTGCGGGTGCTTGTTAACCCTGACGACGACGTCAACCTCCGCCGCGTGCTCAACGAGCCAAAGCGGGGAATCGGTGACCGTGCAGAGGGCGCAGTAGCGGCCTTGGCCGAACGGGAGCGGACATCCTTCATGGCTGCCGCCCGCCGTGCGGACCAAGCTCCTGGCATGGCCACTCGATCCGTCAATGCCGTGCTGGGATTTGTGAAGCTCCTCGATGACCTTGCGGAGGTGGCCGCTGGCTCGGGAGCAGCGGCAGCCCTGGAAGCTGTCCTGGAACAAACCGGTTACCTGGCCGGCCTGCGGGCCAGCAACGATCCCCAGGATGAGTCCCGCGTGGAAAACCTTGCGGAACTGGTGGCCGTGGTCCGTGAGTACGAGCGCGACAATCCGGAGGGAACACTGGGCGAGTTCCTGGAGCAGGTCTCCCTGGTGGCCGACGCCGACCAGATCCCGGATGCCCCGGGCGCAGACATCGATGCCGCGGTGGCCGAAGCCAAACGCATGGGCGTGGTCACGCTGATGACCCTGCACACCGCCAAGGGGCTTGAATTCCCCGTGGTGTTCCTGACCGGCATGGAGCATGGGATCTTCCCGCACCAGCGCTCCGCCACGGATCCCAAGGAACTCGCGGAAGAACGCCGCTTGGCCTACGTGGGCCTCACCCGCGCCCGTAAACGGCTCTACGTGACGCGCTCCGAGGTGCGCAGCATGTGGGGCCAGAGCCAGTACAACCCGGCCAGCCAGTTCCTGGAGGAGATCCCCGCGGAATTGGTGGAGTGGAAGCGCGAGGGCATGAGCCGCTCTGCCGCGGGCGGATGGGGCAGCGCTCCCATTGGGTCCAACCGCTACGGTGGTTCATTCTGGGGCGCCGGAACGTCCCGGGGTGTTGCCGCGAGCCCCACTGCCGGCTTCGACGCGGACGTGCCGGCCGCCGTCGCGCGCAACCGCGTCCAGCCCCAAAAAGAAGTCATTTCCGTGGTGGTGGGGGACAAGGTCAACCACACCAGCTTCGGCAATGGCGTGGTCCTTGGTGTCGAAGGCACGGGGGACAAGATGGTTGCCAAGGTGAAGTTCGACATCGGAGAGAAGCGGCTGCTGCTGCGATACGCACCGCTGACCAAGGTGGAGGCCTAG
- the sucC gene encoding ADP-forming succinate--CoA ligase subunit beta — protein MDLFEYQARDMFEAHGVPVLAGIVAHTPEEAKAAAEKIGGVTVVKAQVKVGGRGKAGGVKVAKTAEEALEHSTNILGMDIKGHTVNKVMIAQGADIAEEFYFSVLLDRANRNYLAMCSVEGGMEIEQLAVERPEALAKIAIDPAVGIDQAKADEIVAAAGFAEELRGKVADVILKLWDVFKKEDATLVEVNPLVRTGAGDIVALDGKVSLDENADFRHVHHSSLEDKDAADPLEAKAKAQDLNYVKLDGEVGIIGNGAGLVMSTLDVVAYAGENHGNVKPANFLDIGGGASAEVMANGLDVILGDDQVKSVFVNVFGGITACDAVAKGIVGALAELGSSANKPLVVRLDGNNVEEGRRILTEANHPLVTLAATMDEGADKAAELANAAK, from the coding sequence GTGGACCTGTTTGAATATCAGGCGCGCGATATGTTCGAAGCGCACGGTGTACCCGTGCTCGCCGGCATCGTGGCGCACACTCCTGAAGAAGCAAAGGCAGCTGCCGAGAAGATCGGCGGCGTAACTGTCGTCAAGGCACAGGTTAAGGTTGGTGGCCGCGGCAAGGCTGGCGGCGTGAAGGTTGCCAAGACTGCCGAAGAGGCGCTTGAGCACTCCACCAACATCCTGGGCATGGACATCAAGGGCCACACCGTCAACAAGGTGATGATCGCCCAGGGTGCTGACATCGCTGAAGAATTCTACTTCTCGGTCCTCCTGGACCGTGCCAACCGCAACTACCTGGCCATGTGCTCGGTGGAAGGCGGCATGGAGATCGAGCAGCTTGCTGTCGAGCGTCCCGAGGCCCTGGCCAAGATCGCCATCGACCCCGCTGTTGGCATCGACCAGGCAAAGGCTGACGAGATCGTCGCAGCTGCAGGTTTCGCTGAAGAACTGCGCGGCAAAGTGGCCGACGTCATTCTGAAGCTCTGGGACGTCTTCAAGAAAGAAGACGCCACCCTGGTTGAGGTCAACCCGCTGGTCCGCACCGGCGCCGGCGACATCGTTGCCCTGGACGGCAAGGTTTCCCTGGACGAGAACGCCGACTTCCGTCACGTGCACCACTCCTCGCTGGAGGACAAGGACGCAGCTGACCCGCTGGAAGCCAAGGCAAAGGCCCAGGACCTCAACTACGTCAAGCTGGACGGCGAAGTAGGCATCATCGGCAACGGCGCCGGACTCGTGATGTCCACCTTGGACGTTGTTGCTTACGCTGGCGAGAACCACGGCAACGTCAAGCCTGCCAACTTCCTGGACATCGGCGGTGGAGCTTCCGCAGAGGTCATGGCCAACGGCCTTGACGTCATCCTGGGCGACGACCAGGTCAAGAGCGTCTTCGTGAACGTCTTCGGTGGCATCACCGCTTGTGACGCCGTGGCCAAGGGCATCGTTGGTGCACTGGCCGAGCTCGGTTCCTCCGCGAACAAGCCGCTGGTAGTTCGCCTCGACGGCAACAACGTCGAGGAAGGCCGCCGCATCCTGACCGAGGCCAACCACCCGCTGGTTACCCTGGCCGCCACCATGGACGAGGGCGCCGACAAGGCCGCCGAGCTCGCCAACGCAGCTAAGTAA
- the sucD gene encoding succinate--CoA ligase subunit alpha yields MSIYLNKDSKVIVQGITGGEGTKHTALMLKAGTNIVGGVNARKAGTSVKHGDKEITVFGTVKEAIAETGADVSIVFVPPAFTKDAVVEAIEAGIGLVVVITEGVPVQDSAEFWALAQSKVDADGKQITRIIGPNCPGIITPGEALVGITPANITGKGPIGLVSKSGTLTYQMMYELRDLGFSTAIGIGGDPIIGTTHIDALAAFEADPETKAIVMIGEIGGDAEERAADFIKANVTKPVVGYVAGFTAPEGKTMGHAGAIVSGSAGTAQAKKEALEAAGVKVGKTPSETATLLREVFAAL; encoded by the coding sequence ATGTCTATCTACCTCAACAAGGACTCCAAGGTCATCGTTCAGGGCATCACCGGCGGCGAGGGCACCAAGCACACCGCACTGATGCTCAAGGCCGGCACCAACATTGTTGGTGGCGTGAACGCCCGTAAAGCCGGCACCAGCGTGAAGCACGGCGACAAGGAAATCACCGTCTTCGGCACCGTAAAGGAAGCCATCGCCGAGACCGGCGCTGACGTATCCATCGTCTTCGTTCCGCCGGCATTCACCAAGGACGCCGTTGTGGAAGCCATCGAGGCCGGCATCGGCCTGGTAGTGGTCATCACCGAGGGTGTTCCGGTTCAGGACTCCGCCGAGTTCTGGGCTTTGGCCCAGTCCAAGGTTGACGCTGACGGCAAGCAGATCACCCGGATCATTGGACCGAACTGCCCCGGCATCATCACCCCGGGTGAAGCCCTGGTTGGCATCACCCCGGCGAACATCACGGGCAAGGGCCCCATCGGCCTGGTGTCCAAGTCCGGTACCTTGACCTACCAGATGATGTACGAACTCCGCGACCTCGGTTTCTCCACCGCGATCGGTATTGGTGGCGACCCCATCATCGGCACCACGCACATCGACGCCCTGGCTGCCTTCGAAGCTGATCCCGAAACCAAGGCGATCGTGATGATCGGCGAAATCGGTGGCGACGCTGAAGAGCGCGCAGCCGACTTCATCAAGGCCAACGTCACCAAGCCGGTTGTTGGCTACGTTGCAGGCTTCACCGCTCCTGAGGGCAAGACCATGGGCCACGCAGGCGCCATCGTCTCCGGCTCTGCAGGAACGGCACAAGCCAAGAAGGAAGCTCTTGAAGCTGCAGGCGTGAAGGTCGGCAAGACGCCGTCCGAGACCGCAACGCTGCTGCGCGAAGTTTTCGCAGCACTCTAA
- a CDS encoding class C sortase yields the protein MSTPVKTHRRRWRLTVLPAVVALTTIAGSALLLYPAAAAWFSSVEQSQEIDKLTQGIKDLGAETLRQRIAEARHYNQGLGGGGAAVAANERLPLANDPQPEDQQKYSTMLRGDTEGLMARIKIPSIKVDLPIYHGTSNAVLEHGIGHLEGTALPVGGESTHSVVTGHRGLATAELFTNLDQVKADDTFTVEVFGETLTYKVTETLVVEPEDTESLLIQPGKDLMTLVTCTPLGINSHRILVTGERVLPTPQSDVDAAGGSPDVPGFPWWMVTAGGVLAAAGTYVWFSGRPPRRV from the coding sequence ATGAGCACCCCCGTAAAGACCCACCGGCGTCGATGGCGCCTCACTGTGCTGCCGGCGGTTGTCGCGCTGACCACCATCGCCGGAAGCGCCTTGCTGCTGTACCCGGCTGCCGCTGCCTGGTTCAGTTCCGTGGAACAGTCCCAGGAAATCGACAAGCTCACCCAGGGCATCAAGGACCTCGGCGCAGAGACCCTCCGCCAACGGATTGCCGAAGCGCGTCACTACAACCAAGGCTTGGGCGGAGGTGGCGCCGCCGTGGCTGCCAACGAAAGGCTCCCCCTGGCCAACGATCCCCAGCCGGAGGACCAGCAGAAGTACTCCACCATGCTCAGGGGCGACACCGAGGGCTTGATGGCCCGCATCAAAATTCCCTCCATCAAGGTGGACCTTCCGATCTACCACGGCACCAGCAACGCCGTCCTGGAGCACGGGATCGGGCACTTGGAGGGCACCGCGCTCCCCGTCGGCGGAGAGTCCACCCACTCCGTGGTCACGGGGCACCGGGGGCTGGCAACGGCAGAGCTCTTCACCAACCTGGACCAGGTCAAAGCGGACGACACCTTCACCGTTGAGGTTTTTGGCGAGACGCTCACCTACAAAGTGACGGAGACCCTGGTGGTGGAGCCGGAGGATACCGAGAGCCTGCTCATCCAGCCGGGCAAGGACCTCATGACGCTGGTCACCTGCACTCCGTTGGGCATCAACAGCCACCGCATCCTGGTGACCGGTGAGAGGGTCCTGCCCACGCCACAGTCCGACGTCGATGCCGCCGGCGGCTCCCCCGACGTCCCTGGGTTCCCTTGGTGGATGGTCACCGCCGGAGGGGTGCTGGCCGCCGCCGGAACATACGTGTGGTTCTCGGGGCGCCCGCCACGAAGAGTCTAG
- a CDS encoding SpaH/EbpB family LPXTG-anchored major pilin, giving the protein MSSPILRRLSAALGVLALSTAAAIVAVAPATAVTLPGNIDPAIPRTLTIHKSALGPNNGQQIGTGQEVTVPGTPLSGATFTAALVQGVDLTTPEGWNQVSGITPATAAGRVTVNDTYTATTGTNGVATFTNGTSSLPIGLYLVTETVLPVGATNPSAPFLVTLPFPTGPSGAPANQWIYDVHVYPKNAVTDLTKTRVPAPANSVEARNPDLIRWAINSDIPTLAAGDTLSNFTLTDTLPVELEYLAAGPTGVAPTSVRVANAANITQNFVSGTDYNLAYDTATRNVTATFTPAGLTRLAALPGGDVTLTVLSRAVTIPANGVITNTATAVVNGSTETVTGSTPIGQLTVFAYQSENNVRTPLADAVYQVFLNQNDATLGQNPVFINGIQNWTTGANGTVAIPIITPGNYWVREITPPAGFQLPTPFQVQTQVVAGPSSTTAPVQNYVEFRHDQVPAFALPLTGGDGALWFTVGGIGLLAIALGTGIVATRRRRATAPPSAVAPAKA; this is encoded by the coding sequence ATGTCCAGCCCTATCCTCAGGCGGTTATCAGCCGCTCTCGGCGTCCTGGCGCTGAGCACGGCGGCGGCCATCGTCGCCGTCGCTCCAGCGACTGCCGTCACCCTTCCGGGAAACATCGACCCCGCCATTCCCCGCACCCTGACCATCCACAAGTCCGCACTGGGACCCAACAATGGCCAGCAGATCGGTACCGGCCAGGAAGTCACCGTGCCGGGCACGCCGCTTTCGGGAGCCACGTTCACCGCTGCACTGGTCCAGGGCGTGGACTTGACCACTCCTGAAGGGTGGAACCAGGTCTCGGGCATCACCCCCGCCACCGCCGCGGGCCGCGTCACGGTCAACGACACCTACACCGCCACCACCGGCACCAACGGTGTGGCCACGTTCACCAACGGCACCAGCAGCCTCCCCATCGGCCTTTACCTGGTCACGGAAACTGTCCTGCCCGTGGGTGCCACCAACCCGTCCGCACCGTTCCTGGTGACCCTGCCGTTCCCCACCGGCCCCAGCGGAGCCCCGGCGAACCAGTGGATCTATGACGTCCACGTCTACCCGAAGAACGCCGTGACGGACTTGACCAAGACCCGCGTTCCGGCGCCGGCCAACTCGGTGGAAGCCCGCAACCCGGACCTGATCCGCTGGGCCATCAACTCGGATATCCCCACCCTTGCCGCTGGCGACACCCTGAGCAACTTCACACTCACTGACACGCTGCCCGTGGAACTTGAGTACCTCGCCGCTGGACCCACCGGTGTTGCGCCCACCAGCGTGAGGGTTGCCAACGCCGCCAACATCACCCAGAACTTTGTGAGCGGCACGGACTACAACCTGGCTTACGACACGGCCACACGTAATGTCACGGCCACCTTCACCCCGGCCGGCCTCACCCGTCTTGCCGCGTTGCCTGGTGGCGACGTGACCCTGACCGTGCTCAGCCGCGCCGTGACGATTCCCGCTAACGGCGTAATCACCAACACGGCAACAGCTGTGGTGAACGGCAGCACCGAGACCGTGACCGGCAGCACCCCCATCGGTCAGCTCACCGTCTTTGCCTACCAGAGCGAAAACAACGTGCGCACCCCGTTGGCCGACGCCGTCTACCAGGTGTTCCTCAACCAGAACGATGCCACCCTTGGCCAGAACCCAGTGTTCATCAACGGCATCCAGAACTGGACCACCGGTGCCAACGGGACGGTAGCGATTCCGATCATCACGCCCGGCAACTACTGGGTCCGTGAAATAACACCGCCAGCCGGTTTCCAGCTGCCCACGCCTTTCCAGGTCCAGACCCAGGTTGTCGCCGGTCCCAGCTCCACCACGGCGCCTGTACAGAACTACGTGGAATTCCGGCACGACCAGGTTCCCGCGTTCGCACTGCCGCTGACCGGTGGTGACGGCGCTCTCTGGTTCACCGTAGGCGGCATCGGCCTGCTGGCCATCGCCCTCGGCACCGGCATTGTGGCCACGCGCCGCCGTCGTGCCACTGCTCCACCCTCTGCAGTGGCACCCGCCAAAGCGTAA